A genomic segment from Desulfonatronum lacustre DSM 10312 encodes:
- a CDS encoding molybdenum cofactor biosynthesis protein MoaE — translation MDISKAIGQLKQEPGFVDNVGMVLVHNGTVRSWSRKDKQQVQALEVTPDQEKIQELVREFSAKPGIFRIVVEARSGLFQPGDDLLFIIVAGDVREHVKPVLSELLERIKAEGVSKREIPATG, via the coding sequence ATGGATATCAGCAAGGCCATCGGGCAATTGAAACAGGAACCCGGATTCGTGGACAACGTCGGCATGGTGCTCGTGCATAACGGTACTGTTCGTAGCTGGTCCAGAAAGGACAAGCAACAGGTCCAGGCCTTGGAAGTAACCCCGGATCAGGAAAAAATTCAGGAACTGGTCCGGGAATTTTCCGCCAAACCGGGCATTTTTCGAATCGTGGTGGAGGCCAGGTCCGGACTGTTCCAGCCCGGCGACGATCTGCTGTTCATTATCGTGGCCGGGGACGTGCGCGAGCACGTCAAGCCCGTTCTTTCAGAGCTTTTGGAGCGAATCAAGGCCGAGGGCGTCAGCAAGCGGGAGATTCCAGCCACGGGCTGA
- a CDS encoding tetratricopeptide repeat protein produces the protein MYLLSDILKSLPKVTNPRLVLSGFGVWVLWRNKAGSTTHQTLTRFGGIKISIGSNQSLWYFPNSQVFPALARMLLWTKVHPEPVLSQVLPAKLILGESNSELSLSISNQLAEQKITPGESFDVWVHPDLISHVSTFPGLGVEQRPPMFGMTPINWHAIKVDPGFSLDADLGWFFFIKPMQDKESENYVLRWKNFYMRLKTILDRLGIRYIYQDNLLFFKIDGLNQLSSWIREILATIAHHKSDEPDAYWPCLYCAVQSQGLNFNDELPTKIPITWDRLAPDTPHLPLSTGLLLRDEFAITFLDAAGDLPLDSLCQLGLSDHDSPERRRVDFPASASLSAGKKAPCFYCGMKSHESSNCPSRQIFNAEPGVWDKVGVMDIKELAKAVKTLDKTVGNGELAAMPELLLAEGPEHTFLKAVFEINCPTQHRMMRMVWRSRGKELPDGLRQLSPPEGEYVWSALENTRSRNYSQAERMMQQAILRTSKNYQPHVLLGFIALETGNPRQAEGHWKNARNLCYTPLQQGYLLFLKARLLEIQGTYDQAHETYSDSLRYSPKWLEPRYRQAVCLTKKGFLDQAWTIFVDLIIQEPHIFNRILFDHELERGRSFLLSALAGPWTATIQKAEKEQDALKQLCSKLETWFGPDNQFRKDTEERAATLQKNSQVENYVSFTKLAEVTEKLHKETDREIKEAVASLKKEAQNNIERAGAIFDEIAYFPFPKLISKINRDYNQAGRILQRIAKSDLSNGSSFRQATMEMKEAGDILDRMGKRMRSLVILREGALFFLFLSKTFLWLAMFGLLASIIAVPALLYAIQESGSVWATEWMTTQRWQVQRTVSMLMILISGVVAALWTTARYAKTKQKYLAKARQKRKK, from the coding sequence ATGTATCTGCTTTCCGATATCTTGAAAAGTCTGCCCAAAGTAACCAACCCTCGTCTGGTGCTGTCTGGGTTCGGCGTCTGGGTGCTCTGGCGTAACAAGGCCGGCAGCACCACTCACCAGACCTTGACGCGCTTCGGCGGAATCAAGATCAGCATCGGCTCCAATCAAAGTCTGTGGTACTTTCCAAACTCCCAGGTTTTTCCGGCTCTGGCGCGAATGCTGCTCTGGACCAAGGTCCACCCCGAACCGGTACTGAGCCAGGTATTGCCGGCCAAACTGATCTTGGGAGAATCAAACAGCGAACTCTCGTTAAGCATCTCCAACCAACTCGCGGAGCAAAAAATCACTCCAGGGGAGTCCTTCGACGTCTGGGTCCATCCGGACTTGATCAGTCACGTTTCCACCTTCCCCGGTCTGGGAGTCGAACAACGCCCGCCGATGTTCGGGATGACGCCCATCAACTGGCATGCCATCAAGGTTGATCCCGGCTTTTCCTTGGACGCGGATCTTGGATGGTTTTTTTTCATCAAGCCCATGCAGGACAAGGAAAGCGAAAACTACGTTCTGCGTTGGAAAAATTTCTACATGCGCCTGAAGACCATTCTGGACCGTCTGGGCATCCGCTACATCTATCAAGACAACTTGCTCTTCTTTAAAATCGACGGGCTGAACCAACTCTCTTCCTGGATTCGAGAAATTCTGGCGACCATCGCGCATCACAAATCCGACGAACCGGACGCCTACTGGCCTTGCCTTTACTGCGCCGTTCAGTCCCAAGGCCTGAACTTCAACGACGAACTGCCGACCAAAATCCCGATCACTTGGGACCGCCTCGCCCCGGACACCCCTCATCTCCCCCTCAGCACGGGACTTCTGCTGCGCGACGAATTCGCGATTACTTTCTTGGATGCGGCGGGCGACCTGCCTCTGGATTCTCTTTGCCAACTCGGTCTTTCCGACCACGATTCCCCTGAACGACGCAGGGTGGATTTTCCGGCCTCAGCTTCCCTGTCCGCCGGAAAAAAAGCGCCCTGCTTTTATTGCGGCATGAAATCTCACGAATCGTCAAATTGCCCCAGTCGACAGATCTTCAACGCGGAACCGGGAGTCTGGGACAAAGTCGGGGTCATGGACATCAAGGAGCTGGCCAAGGCCGTCAAAACCCTAGACAAAACCGTCGGCAACGGAGAGCTTGCCGCCATGCCGGAACTGCTGCTGGCCGAGGGACCGGAACATACTTTTCTCAAAGCTGTTTTTGAAATCAATTGCCCGACTCAGCACCGGATGATGCGCATGGTTTGGCGCAGCCGCGGCAAGGAATTGCCTGACGGACTGCGCCAACTCTCCCCGCCTGAGGGCGAATACGTCTGGTCGGCCTTGGAAAACACCCGCTCACGCAACTATTCCCAAGCCGAGCGCATGATGCAGCAGGCCATCCTGCGAACGTCGAAAAACTACCAACCTCATGTTCTGCTGGGATTCATCGCCTTGGAGACGGGAAATCCACGCCAGGCCGAGGGACATTGGAAAAATGCTCGGAACCTGTGCTATACCCCGTTGCAACAAGGGTACTTGCTGTTTCTCAAGGCACGGCTGCTCGAGATCCAAGGGACATACGACCAAGCCCATGAAACATATTCAGACTCCCTGCGCTATTCCCCAAAATGGCTGGAGCCCCGCTATCGCCAGGCGGTTTGCCTCACGAAAAAAGGCTTCCTGGATCAAGCCTGGACAATTTTCGTCGACCTGATCATCCAGGAGCCGCACATTTTCAACCGCATTCTCTTCGACCACGAGCTTGAGCGTGGGCGCTCCTTCTTGCTTTCGGCCCTGGCCGGTCCATGGACGGCGACCATACAAAAAGCCGAAAAAGAGCAGGACGCGCTCAAGCAACTTTGCTCGAAACTGGAGACGTGGTTCGGACCGGATAACCAGTTTCGCAAGGATACTGAGGAACGTGCCGCGACCCTTCAGAAAAACAGCCAAGTGGAAAACTATGTGTCCTTCACCAAACTAGCCGAAGTCACCGAAAAACTGCATAAGGAAACTGACCGTGAGATCAAGGAGGCCGTAGCTTCCTTAAAAAAGGAAGCCCAGAACAATATTGAACGGGCTGGCGCCATTTTTGATGAAATCGCCTATTTCCCTTTTCCAAAACTGATCAGCAAAATCAACCGCGATTATAACCAGGCAGGCCGTATTCTTCAGCGCATTGCCAAGTCGGATCTGAGCAACGGCAGTTCCTTTCGGCAAGCCACCATGGAAATGAAAGAGGCGGGCGACATCCTGGACAGGATGGGCAAGCGCATGAGAAGTTTGGTAATCCTCAGAGAAGGGGCACTCTTTTTCTTGTTTTTAAGTAAAACGTTCCTTTGGCTGGCCATGTTCGGATTGCTGGCTTCAATCATCGCGGTTCCGGCCCTGTTGTACGCGATCCAGGAGTCCGGCTCCGTCTGGGCCACGGAGTGGATGACGACTCAACGATGGCAGGTCCAACGTACCGTAAGCATGCTCATGATTCTCATCAGCGGAGTCGTCGCCGCGCTCTGGACCACCGCACGGTATGCCAAGACGAAACAAAAATATTTGGCAAAGGCAAGGCAGAAGCGAAAAAAATGA
- a CDS encoding GNAT family N-acetyltransferase, with protein sequence MILTHRPAAESDLHAICSFPRNEDELFFAYPKATYPLTPPQLLEAVRQRSDSTVVEDNGNVVAFANFYRWETEGCCSIGNVIVSPTARGKGVGRYLVERMIDLAFTKYRAAEVTVSCFNRNVAGLLLYPRLEFQPYAVEERRDKSGSRVALIHMRLRAPGSPS encoded by the coding sequence ATGATCCTGACCCACCGCCCCGCCGCTGAAAGCGACCTCCACGCCATTTGCTCATTCCCACGCAACGAGGACGAGCTGTTCTTCGCGTATCCCAAGGCCACGTATCCGTTGACGCCGCCTCAACTGCTGGAGGCCGTCCGTCAACGCTCGGATTCCACGGTGGTGGAGGATAACGGAAACGTCGTCGCGTTCGCCAATTTTTATCGCTGGGAAACGGAAGGATGCTGTTCCATCGGCAACGTCATCGTCTCCCCGACGGCGCGAGGAAAGGGCGTGGGTCGGTACCTCGTTGAGCGAATGATTGACCTTGCTTTCACGAAATACAGGGCGGCCGAGGTGACGGTATCGTGCTTCAACCGCAACGTTGCCGGGTTGTTGCTGTATCCCCGGCTGGAATTCCAACCCTATGCCGTGGAGGAACGACGTGATAAGAGTGGGAGCCGGGTCGCGCTGATTCATATGCGACTGCGCGCCCCGGGCAGTCCGTCATAA
- the dapB gene encoding 4-hydroxy-tetrahydrodipicolinate reductase: protein MSVCSVVIMGANGRMGATLARLAREDSELTLAGVVERPGHEQGLEAHGCVHGDSLEQVLDGLGDAVVIDFTAPEASVVTAKTVAKTGHRAVIGTTGMTREQTEELREAAKAAPVLWAPNMSVGVNVLLRILPQLVALLGPAYDLELMEIHHKAKKDAPSGTAVKLAQCLAEAKGWEYDTVKQCCREGIIGARPAEEIGVQTLRGGDVVGDHTVYFFGPGERIEITHRAHSRETFAQGALRAAKWLSGQQPGKLYAIADMLDTAL, encoded by the coding sequence ATGAGTGTATGTTCCGTGGTTATTATGGGAGCCAACGGCAGGATGGGCGCGACGTTGGCCCGGTTGGCGCGAGAGGATTCGGAACTGACTCTGGCCGGAGTGGTGGAACGTCCGGGACATGAGCAGGGCTTGGAAGCGCACGGTTGCGTGCATGGCGACAGTCTGGAGCAGGTGCTGGACGGGCTGGGAGACGCGGTGGTCATCGACTTTACCGCGCCGGAAGCCTCGGTGGTTACGGCCAAGACCGTGGCCAAGACCGGGCATCGGGCCGTGATCGGGACCACGGGCATGACCCGGGAGCAAACCGAGGAACTGCGTGAGGCGGCCAAGGCCGCGCCGGTGCTCTGGGCCCCGAACATGAGCGTGGGTGTGAACGTGCTGTTGCGCATCCTGCCCCAGCTCGTGGCCCTGCTGGGTCCGGCCTACGACCTGGAACTGATGGAAATTCACCACAAGGCCAAGAAGGACGCGCCCAGCGGCACCGCGGTCAAATTGGCCCAGTGTCTGGCCGAGGCCAAAGGCTGGGAGTACGACACGGTCAAGCAGTGCTGCCGGGAGGGCATCATCGGCGCTCGTCCGGCCGAGGAGATCGGCGTGCAGACCTTGCGCGGCGGGGATGTGGTCGGAGATCACACGGTCTATTTTTTCGGCCCCGGGGAGCGGATCGAGATCACCCACCGCGCCCATTCCCGAGAAACCTTCGCCCAGGGCGCGCTGCGGGCCGCCAAGTGGTTGTCCGGTCAACAGCCCGGCAAGCTCTACGCCATCGCGGACATGCTGGATACGGCGTTGTAG
- a CDS encoding L-threonylcarbamoyladenylate synthase yields the protein MNSKVNGQHRQRELILAAKAITQGELVVYPTETLYALGADIRSEDAVQRVFRAKGRPQGKPLPVLIGAPEQLAMVTDHRDALLDRLIRDFWPGPLSILVPARVGLSPLLQDHNGFIAVRWTSHPTAQALAVQSSTPLTATSANTSGQSAASRPEHLDPKLTATLFLEACSSPSPPSSQDESNSIKGMILKQPPYPAGGAPSTVVRILPDGRLKIFRLGAISLEQLQQVGWEVG from the coding sequence ATGAACTCGAAAGTGAACGGGCAACACCGTCAGCGGGAACTCATCCTGGCGGCAAAAGCCATCACCCAAGGGGAACTGGTCGTCTATCCCACCGAAACCCTCTACGCCCTGGGCGCGGACATTCGATCCGAGGACGCCGTCCAGCGGGTCTTCCGAGCCAAGGGTCGGCCCCAGGGCAAGCCGTTGCCCGTGCTCATCGGCGCACCGGAGCAATTGGCCATGGTCACGGACCATCGCGACGCCCTTCTTGACCGACTGATCCGCGATTTCTGGCCCGGTCCCTTGAGTATTCTTGTTCCGGCCCGGGTCGGACTGTCGCCGCTTTTGCAGGACCACAACGGCTTCATCGCCGTGCGCTGGACCTCCCACCCCACGGCCCAGGCCCTGGCCGTCCAGAGCTCCACCCCGCTGACGGCCACCAGCGCCAACACCAGCGGCCAATCCGCGGCCTCCCGCCCGGAGCACCTGGATCCGAAACTGACAGCGACCCTCTTCCTCGAAGCATGTTCCTCGCCGTCACCACCATCAAGCCAAGACGAGTCGAATTCCATCAAAGGCATGATCCTCAAGCAACCACCCTATCCGGCCGGAGGAGCGCCTTCCACCGTTGTCCGTATTCTGCCCGACGGACGCTTGAAGATTTTTCGCTTGGGAGCAATCAGTTTGGAGCAGCTTCAACAGGTCGGCTGGGAGGTCGGTTGA
- a CDS encoding glycosyltransferase family 2 protein codes for MLVSIVIPVFNRSEQILRAVRSVLAQRGRHSPWRGLEVLVVDDGSTEGIPTALREIRDPRVRILRHDQNQGVSAARNTGLTVAQGEYLALLDSDDWWLPEKLATHLAYHEAGGWRISQTDEIWIRRGRRVNPMVKHAKPEGWFFEDALKLCLISPSCVLFDRRFWEEVGPFDPALPACEDYDLWLRTLIRHPVGFCPEKLVHKTGGHPDQLSRKIIGLDLFRIQALVKLLRTQVLSSLQRLATIRELRAKARVYISGCLKHDKPEEAERIKLWLSPWLESPAC; via the coding sequence GTGCTGGTTTCCATCGTCATTCCGGTCTTCAACCGCTCGGAGCAGATCCTCCGGGCGGTCCGCTCCGTACTGGCCCAGCGCGGCCGTCACAGCCCCTGGAGGGGATTGGAAGTATTGGTGGTGGACGACGGGAGTACGGAAGGAATCCCGACGGCGCTGCGCGAAATCCGGGATCCGAGAGTGCGGATTCTGCGCCACGATCAAAACCAAGGCGTTTCCGCTGCTCGCAACACGGGGCTGACGGTGGCCCAGGGCGAATACCTGGCGCTGCTGGATTCGGATGACTGGTGGTTGCCGGAAAAACTGGCGACCCACCTTGCCTACCATGAAGCCGGAGGCTGGCGCATTTCCCAGACCGACGAAATCTGGATTCGCCGAGGACGTCGGGTCAACCCCATGGTCAAACATGCCAAACCCGAAGGCTGGTTTTTTGAAGACGCCCTGAAGCTGTGCCTGATCAGCCCGTCCTGCGTACTGTTCGACCGCCGGTTCTGGGAAGAGGTCGGGCCCTTCGACCCTGCACTCCCGGCCTGTGAGGATTACGATCTCTGGCTACGTACGCTGATCCGCCATCCCGTGGGCTTCTGCCCTGAAAAGCTGGTCCACAAGACCGGCGGCCATCCGGACCAACTCTCCAGAAAAATCATCGGCCTGGATCTCTTCCGGATCCAGGCTCTGGTCAAGCTGCTGCGAACCCAGGTCCTCTCCTCGCTGCAACGCTTGGCCACGATCCGGGAACTCCGAGCAAAGGCACGGGTCTACATCAGCGGCTGCCTCAAGCACGACAAGCCTGAGGAGGCTGAACGGATCAAGCTGTGGCTCAGCCCGTGGCTGGAATCTCCCGCTTGCTGA
- the galE gene encoding UDP-glucose 4-epimerase GalE: MSDVILVTGGAGYIGSQTCKALAAAGYRPVTLDNLVYGHEWAVRWGELVKGDILDGAVLDALFATHAPKAVIHFAAYAYVGESVTDPQKYYRNNVAGSLSLLEAMLRHGCRRIVFSSTCATYGEPLEIPIPESHPQHPVNPYGWSKLMIEQMLRDFDAAYGLRHVALRYFNAAGADPDGELGEEHDPETHLIPLAVLAAQGKRGPLSVFGRDYPTPDGTAIRDYIHVADLARAHVAALRFLLDEDRSEAFNLGTGSGHSVRQVVDMVREVGGREVPTLDAPRRAGDPPALVAVADKARAVLGWEPSLPRLEDIVRTAWDWHAGPR, translated from the coding sequence ATGAGCGACGTCATCCTGGTAACCGGCGGGGCCGGGTATATCGGCAGCCAGACCTGCAAGGCCCTGGCCGCGGCCGGATATCGACCGGTGACCTTGGACAACCTGGTTTACGGCCATGAGTGGGCCGTGCGCTGGGGAGAACTGGTCAAGGGGGACATCCTGGACGGGGCCGTTCTTGACGCGTTGTTCGCGACTCATGCGCCCAAGGCGGTGATCCACTTCGCGGCCTATGCCTATGTGGGCGAGTCCGTGACCGATCCCCAAAAATATTACCGCAACAACGTTGCCGGGTCGCTCAGCTTGCTGGAGGCCATGCTCCGACATGGTTGTCGGCGGATCGTCTTTTCCAGCACCTGCGCCACCTACGGCGAACCATTGGAGATTCCCATTCCCGAGTCCCATCCCCAGCATCCGGTCAACCCCTATGGCTGGAGCAAGCTGATGATCGAACAAATGCTCCGGGACTTCGACGCGGCCTATGGTCTGCGTCACGTGGCCCTGCGCTACTTTAACGCGGCCGGAGCCGATCCGGACGGTGAACTGGGTGAGGAGCACGATCCGGAGACCCACCTGATCCCGCTGGCCGTGCTCGCGGCCCAGGGCAAGCGCGGGCCGTTGTCCGTTTTTGGCCGGGATTATCCGACTCCGGACGGGACGGCGATTCGGGATTATATCCATGTCGCCGATCTGGCTCGGGCCCATGTGGCCGCGTTGCGATTCCTGCTGGACGAGGATCGCAGCGAGGCGTTCAATCTGGGAACCGGCTCGGGGCACAGTGTACGTCAGGTCGTGGACATGGTCCGGGAAGTGGGCGGACGAGAGGTGCCGACTCTGGACGCCCCCCGGCGGGCCGGAGACCCTCCGGCCCTGGTGGCCGTGGCGGACAAGGCCCGGGCCGTTTTGGGATGGGAACCGAGCCTTCCTCGATTGGAGGACATTGTCCGGACGGCCTGGGACTGGCACGCCGGACCACGATGA
- a CDS encoding TrmH family RNA methyltransferase, translated as MRTSITEQRVHRIREVLAKRQKDLTLILNNIHDPHNVSAILRSCDAFGVHGVQLYYTRESFPLVGKRSSASAKKWVDRVRHHDAATMINGLRAQGYQIIGTNLTVDAKPLPEWDFTGPTAILLGNEHRGQDPALDALIPDNLFIPMQGMIQSLNVSVAAAVILYEAWRQRQARGCYDRPSFDSEEMEELVCSWMTR; from the coding sequence ATGAGAACCTCCATCACTGAACAACGCGTCCACAGGATCCGGGAAGTCCTGGCCAAACGACAGAAAGATCTGACCCTGATCCTGAACAACATTCACGACCCGCACAACGTCTCCGCCATCCTGCGCAGTTGCGACGCTTTCGGGGTGCACGGCGTGCAGTTGTACTATACCCGCGAATCTTTTCCCCTGGTGGGCAAGCGCTCCTCGGCCTCAGCCAAGAAATGGGTGGACCGGGTTCGGCACCATGACGCCGCGACCATGATCAACGGACTCCGCGCCCAGGGCTACCAGATCATCGGCACCAACCTGACCGTTGACGCCAAACCGCTCCCGGAGTGGGACTTCACCGGCCCCACGGCCATTCTCCTGGGCAACGAGCACCGCGGCCAGGACCCGGCCCTGGACGCCCTGATCCCGGACAACCTGTTCATCCCCATGCAGGGCATGATCCAGAGTCTGAACGTCTCCGTGGCCGCGGCCGTGATCCTCTACGAGGCTTGGCGGCAGCGCCAAGCCCGTGGCTGTTACGACCGGCCCAGTTTTGATTCCGAGGAAATGGAGGAGTTGGTTTGCTCCTGGATGACCCGATGA
- a CDS encoding holo-[acyl-carrier-protein] synthase, with translation MPIVGLGLDVVELDRIRRIWERFGETFSRRVLTETEQTHLSRAHAGPPVPYLASRFAAKEAAVKALGTGFRHGITFQQIEVSSRSSGQPELKFSGAAQDAAARLGAHRVHLSLTHGRDTAAAVVILEGDTQPW, from the coding sequence ATGCCCATAGTCGGCCTGGGGCTGGACGTGGTGGAACTGGACCGGATCCGAAGAATCTGGGAACGTTTCGGCGAAACGTTTTCCCGGCGCGTGCTTACGGAAACCGAACAAACCCATCTATCAAGGGCCCATGCCGGACCACCGGTTCCCTATCTGGCGTCCCGGTTCGCGGCCAAGGAGGCCGCGGTCAAGGCCCTGGGCACCGGATTCCGTCACGGCATCACGTTCCAACAAATCGAAGTTTCCTCACGCTCTTCCGGTCAACCGGAGCTGAAATTCTCCGGCGCGGCCCAAGACGCCGCCGCCAGGCTCGGGGCGCATCGCGTCCACCTCAGCCTGACCCACGGTCGGGACACCGCCGCGGCGGTGGTCATTCTGGAAGGCGACACGCAGCCCTGGTGA
- a CDS encoding tetratricopeptide repeat protein, producing the protein MQYHPTPVTPPPSQDVRIKGVFSTTSRITVGFGHTKKKISQNVLVFAVEEEDGNISIQSLNAHFVPTGTAKVITRENLLKNYLPEPDVYLSKVFPMMRTVEKSVARGERHLRNNETFSAEMEFKTALRIDEENIRATFGLGLSYLARGDTQRGAIVFRRLVRLEAAFEPRHKHMFNQFGISLRKNKMYPQALKYYAKARIISGEDENLIFNMARTFYEKDRPTLALKFVDKALAMNPNLTEARKFKTFLEKRIGSSSPKASNTPKPTKTYKFL; encoded by the coding sequence ATGCAATACCATCCGACACCAGTCACCCCTCCCCCTTCTCAGGACGTCCGCATCAAGGGGGTCTTTTCCACCACCTCCCGCATCACCGTGGGTTTTGGGCACACCAAAAAGAAAATCAGTCAAAACGTTCTGGTCTTTGCCGTTGAGGAAGAAGACGGCAATATTTCCATCCAATCCCTGAACGCCCATTTCGTTCCCACGGGAACGGCCAAGGTGATCACCCGAGAGAATCTGCTCAAAAACTACCTGCCCGAGCCGGACGTCTACCTTTCCAAGGTCTTCCCCATGATGCGCACCGTGGAAAAGTCCGTGGCCCGCGGCGAACGGCATCTGCGCAACAACGAAACCTTCAGCGCGGAAATGGAGTTCAAGACCGCCCTGCGCATCGACGAGGAAAACATCCGGGCCACCTTCGGACTCGGCCTGTCCTATCTGGCCCGAGGCGACACCCAGCGAGGGGCCATCGTGTTTCGTCGCCTGGTTCGCCTGGAGGCGGCCTTTGAACCGCGACACAAGCACATGTTCAACCAGTTCGGCATCTCCCTGCGCAAGAACAAGATGTACCCCCAGGCCCTGAAGTACTACGCCAAAGCCAGGATCATCAGCGGCGAGGACGAAAACCTGATCTTCAACATGGCTCGCACGTTTTATGAAAAAGATCGCCCGACCTTGGCCTTAAAATTCGTCGACAAGGCTCTGGCCATGAACCCAAACCTGACCGAAGCCCGAAAATTCAAGACGTTTCTGGAAAAACGCATCGGCTCGTCCTCTCCAAAAGCTTCGAACACCCCCAAACCTACCAAAACTTACAAATTTCTATGA
- a CDS encoding pyridoxine 5'-phosphate synthase encodes MPVLVVNVDHVATLRQARMGREPDPVTAAHLAELGGAHGIIVHLREDRRHIQDRDLALLKETVQTNLHLEMAATKEMHAIALATHPHMVCLVPEKREELTTEGGLNLIGREQNLRDYLTDIHAAGILSSLFIDADPEQIQAAKAIGAEYIEIHTGHYADAPNRGQREAELTKILHGIQLAQDIGLKVNLGHGLNYTNVLPFAQAPGIKEYSIGHSIMARAIHVGLRQAVREMTDIIQTFSA; translated from the coding sequence ATGCCCGTTCTCGTCGTCAACGTCGACCATGTCGCCACCCTGCGCCAAGCCCGGATGGGCCGCGAACCCGACCCGGTCACCGCCGCCCATTTGGCTGAATTGGGCGGAGCCCACGGGATCATCGTCCATCTGCGCGAGGACCGTCGGCACATCCAGGACCGGGATCTGGCCCTGCTCAAGGAAACCGTGCAGACCAACCTGCACCTGGAAATGGCCGCCACCAAGGAAATGCATGCCATTGCCCTGGCCACTCATCCCCACATGGTCTGCCTCGTCCCGGAAAAACGGGAAGAACTGACCACAGAGGGCGGACTGAACCTGATCGGTCGAGAACAGAACCTCCGGGACTACCTGACGGACATCCACGCCGCCGGGATTCTCTCCAGCCTGTTCATCGACGCGGACCCGGAACAGATCCAGGCCGCCAAGGCTATTGGCGCGGAGTACATTGAAATCCATACCGGCCATTACGCGGATGCGCCGAACCGGGGACAACGCGAAGCCGAACTGACCAAAATCCTCCACGGCATCCAACTCGCCCAGGACATCGGGCTGAAGGTCAACCTCGGCCACGGCCTGAACTACACCAATGTCCTGCCCTTTGCCCAAGCGCCCGGCATCAAGGAATACTCCATCGGTCACAGCATCATGGCCAGGGCTATTCATGTCGGCCTGCGCCAAGCGGTTCGCGAAATGACGGACATCATCCAGACCTTTTCCGCCTGA
- a CDS encoding HAD-IIIA family hydrolase, whose amino-acid sequence MYEQIHNILLDRDGTVIEERHYLAAPDGVQLIPGAGPALRALMDSGRRLFLVTNQSGIGRGYFSLAQYEAVQGRLLQLLSEEGVELTATVMCPHGPDDGCVCRKPLPGLWEELRATHGLDPARTIMIGDKVADIRFARSAGLAAAALVLTGHGRQTAIDQDLGLPHPLAKAVALHPLTIPDHPDILAPDLGAVADLLLKT is encoded by the coding sequence ATGTACGAACAAATCCACAACATCCTTCTGGACCGCGACGGCACGGTCATCGAAGAGCGCCATTATCTGGCCGCCCCGGACGGCGTCCAACTCATTCCCGGAGCCGGTCCGGCCCTGCGCGCCCTGATGGACTCCGGACGACGCCTTTTTCTGGTCACCAACCAATCCGGCATCGGGCGGGGCTATTTTTCCCTTGCCCAATATGAAGCCGTGCAGGGGCGCTTGCTCCAACTTCTGAGCGAAGAGGGCGTGGAACTCACGGCCACCGTGATGTGCCCCCACGGCCCGGATGACGGCTGCGTCTGCCGCAAGCCTCTGCCCGGCCTGTGGGAGGAACTGCGGGCCACGCACGGTCTCGACCCGGCCCGGACCATCATGATCGGCGACAAGGTGGCGGACATCCGCTTCGCGCGATCCGCGGGCCTGGCCGCCGCGGCCCTGGTACTCACGGGCCACGGCCGACAAACGGCGATAGACCAGGACCTGGGCCTGCCGCATCCGCTCGCAAAGGCCGTGGCCCTGCACCCGCTGACAATCCCGGACCATCCGGACATTCTGGCACCGGACTTGGGCGCCGTGGCGGATCTGCTTCTGAAAACCTGA